Genomic DNA from Desulfatiglans anilini DSM 4660:
TATACGCGCCGAGACCGAAGAAGGCGGCATGGCCAAACGAGAGCAGGCCCGTATAGCCGAAACAGATGTCATAACCCAGCGCAAAAATGGCGAAGATCAGCATCTGGCTGGCCAAGGCCTTATAGGGGGTCATAAACGGCAGAAACAGCAGCGCGATCGATGCCGCCGGAACGATCCAGTAAAGGTGATTCTTTTTTGTCTCCATCGAGCCCCACCCCGTCTATTCGAAGAATTCTGCCCGGCCGAAGAACCCCCGCGGCCGGATAATGAGGATGAACGCCATGAATGCATAGACGAGGACTTTGGCCATGGGAGGCCAGAAAACGATGCCCAGGGTAATCAATTCCCCGATGATGAGCCCCGCCAGGATCGACCCTCCGATACTGCCCATGCCCCCGATGATGACCACCACGAAGGTCTCCACGAGCATATCCATCCCCATGAGGGGCTGAACATTCTGAAGCGGCGCGGACAGGGCCCCTGCAAGGCCGGATAGACCCGCCCCAAACCCGAAGACCAGCGTGAAGGTCTTGGCGATGTCGGTTCCGAGGGCGCTGACCATCCCAGCGTCATCCGTTCCTGCACGAATGACAGCCCCGAGCCTAGTCTTCGAGATGAAAAACCAGACGCCGAAGGCCAATGCGGCCGTCAGCAGGATGATGAAGAGGCGATATTTAGGATACATGATGAAACCGAGGTCGACAACGCCCGACAGCACATCCGGGATGTTGAACGGTTCGCCCTCCGGACCGAAGATGACCTTGATCCCGTCCTGGATGGCGAACATCAAACCGAATGTGAGGAGTAGATTGTAAAAGTGGGGCAGGTTGTAAAGCCTGCTGACGAGCGTCTTTTCCAGGAAAATACCAATCAGACCGACAACGATCGGACAGATAACGATGGCGGCGAAGAACGGCACTTGGAGCAGGCTCACGAATGTG
This window encodes:
- a CDS encoding branched-chain amino acid ABC transporter permease; its protein translation is MSIQFLVVQLFNGLILGSIYVLLSLGLTVIFGTLGVVNFAHGALYMLGAYAAYTFVSLLQVPFFAAIVICPIVVGLIGIFLEKTLVSRLYNLPHFYNLLLTFGLMFAIQDGIKVIFGPEGEPFNIPDVLSGVVDLGFIMYPKYRLFIILLTAALAFGVWFFISKTRLGAVIRAGTDDAGMVSALGTDIAKTFTLVFGFGAGLSGLAGALSAPLQNVQPLMGMDMLVETFVVVIIGGMGSIGGSILAGLIIGELITLGIVFWPPMAKVLVYAFMAFILIIRPRGFFGRAEFFE